From one Fusobacterium sp. JB019 genomic stretch:
- a CDS encoding DMT family transporter, whose amino-acid sequence MNKLKFIFILILFSTVGVFVKKIHLDSGKIAFIRAIIGFIFLVFIALIKNKKIFLTQIIYNKRKIISSGFLLGLNWLFLFQAYKYTTLSIATIACYCAPIFMLFLSILFLKEEPDIKKIICILISIFGMILIFYNSNDSSSSIIYNHTLGICYGLLTAICYSVVIIINKSLEDIFSLEQTLGQFFSAIIILLFYLLIFENFNFKGLDIISSINLIVIGVIHTGFAFFIYFSCIKNIPGQSVAILSYITPIFAVFISIFYLKEPINIFQLCGGSLILISTFIAEKK is encoded by the coding sequence ATGAATAAATTAAAATTTATTTTTATTCTCATATTATTTTCAACTGTTGGAGTTTTTGTAAAAAAAATACATTTAGATTCTGGAAAAATAGCATTTATAAGAGCAATAATTGGATTTATATTTTTAGTTTTTATAGCTTTAATCAAAAATAAAAAAATTTTTCTAACACAAATTATATATAACAAAAGAAAAATAATTTCTTCAGGCTTTTTACTAGGATTAAATTGGCTTTTTTTATTTCAAGCATATAAATATACAACTCTTTCAATAGCAACTATTGCTTGTTATTGTGCTCCTATCTTTATGCTTTTTTTATCTATTTTATTCTTGAAAGAAGAACCTGACATAAAAAAAATAATTTGTATTCTAATTTCTATATTTGGTATGATTTTAATTTTTTACAATAGCAATGATTCTAGTAGTAGCATTATATATAATCACACTTTAGGGATTTGCTACGGCCTCCTAACCGCTATTTGTTATTCTGTTGTAATTATTATTAATAAATCTCTAGAAGATATTTTTTCTCTAGAACAAACTTTAGGTCAATTTTTTTCTGCAATTATTATATTACTATTTTATCTATTAATATTTGAAAACTTTAATTTTAAAGGATTAGATATAATCTCATCAATAAATTTAATTGTTATCGGAGTTATACATACAGGATTTGCTTTTTTTATTTATTTTTCTTGCATTAAAAATATACCTGGACAAAGCGTTGCAATCTTAAGTTACATAACTCCTATATTTGCAGTTTTTATATCTATATTTTATCTAAAAGAACCTATCAATATCTTTCAACTATGTGGAGGAAGTTTAATTTTAATATCAACTTTTATAGCTGAAAAAAAATAA